The stretch of DNA TCGAAATTTGGATTCGATAATGGGGTTGCTGGCCATATCACTGTTCGAGATCCTGAATTTACTGATTCGTACTGGGTGAACCAATTTGGAATGCACTTTAGCCAAGTGACAGCATCAAACCTTCTATTGGTGAATGACTATGGAGAAGTTGTGGAAGGAGATGGAGTTGTCAATGGAGCAGCGCTAGTGATCCATTCAGAAGTACATAAAGCCCGTCCGGATGTCCAAGCCGTTGCACATACTCACTCAACATATGGTATGGCGTGGGCATCGCTAGGACGTACACTTGACCCGATTAGCCAGGATGCCTGTGCATTTTATGAGGATCATGCTGTTTTCGGCAAATACAATGGAGTGGTTTTGGATTATGACGAAGGAACACGTTTGGGAGAAACTCTCGGGGATAAGAAAGCATTGATTCTCCTCAATCATGGCTTGTTGACAGTAGGACAAACAGTCGATGAAGCGGCTTGGTGGTTCATCTCAATGGAACGTTGTTGCCAGGCTCAATTATTAGCGGAAGCGGCTGGGGAGCCACATGTAATAGATCACGAAACCGCGATCGATACAAGAGACAAGGTAGGCTCCTCACAAAATGGTTGGTATTGCTATCAACCTCTATGGGATCGGATCAAGAAAGAACAACCTGATTTCTTAGATTAATAGAAAAGGTGGAGAAAACATATGCGCAGAAAAAACTTACTATTTGTTTTATTCCTTCTAATCGTTGTTACAGTCCTAGCGGCTTGTGGAGATGATGCTCAAAAGGCAGAGGGCTCAACACCATCTAAAGAAAACGATGAAGTGATCAAGATTAAAGTCGGACACCAAGGGGCCCCAACGGATGCTGTGTCACTTGGGTTTGAAGGGTATGCGAAAAAGGTGGAAGAAGCGACAGAAGGACGAGTCCAGTTTGAAATTCATGGAAACGGTTCGCTCGGCGGCGAGAGGGACTTGGCAGAGCAAATTCAAATGGGGAACCTTGACATGAGCGTTCTGACAACAGGGATTGTCGGAAACTTTGCTAATGAGTTAAGAGTCTTTGATATGCCTTTCCTCTTTAGAGATTTGGATCATGCCTACACCGTTTTGGACAGTGAAATCGGACAAGAAATGTTAGACGGAATGGAAAGCTCCGGTTTTAAAGGGATCGCTTTTTGGGAAAACGGGGTTAGACAATTCGCGAACAACGTAAAACCGATCAAGTCTCCGGAAGACATGAAAGGGTTAAAAATGAGAACGATTGAAAATGAAGTTCTCATTGATTCCTATAAAAGTCTCGGCGCAGATGCAGTTCCGATGGCATATCCAGAACTATTTTCCTCGCTGCAACAAGGAGTAGTTGATGGACATGACCAAGGACTAACGATTCTATACACATCTGCACTTTACGAAGTTCAAAACTATGTTTCGGAGGCAGGGTTTACCTACGCTTCCATGACATTACTGATGAATAACAAGTTTTACGAGTCCCTACCAGAGGATATCCAAAAAATTATTGTAGAAATCGGAAAAGATTATGCATCTGAACAAAGAGCGTTAAATCAAGAATTGGATGCGGATGCAAAGAAGAACATGGAAGAGGCTGGAGTGATAATCACGGAGGCATCCGAAATCGACACAGAAGCGTTCCGTAAAGCGGTAGAACCGGTTTACGAGAAACACGGGAAAAAATTCGGAGACTATATTCAAAGAATTAGCGATATGTAAGCCAACAAGAAGAAAGGATTGTACCATTCAATTCTTTCTTCTCGTTGTTTTTTATCAACGTTCGAGTTGGTGACAACTCACTCAATGAGGGGAGACAAACAGAAGATGTGGGATAAGACAATCTCAACTCTTAATACAATCACGAAATATGTAACCGCTGCCTTATTGATCCTTATGACGGCTTTGATTTTCGTACAGATCATATCAAGGGTTCTCATAGGTAGTTCCTTCTCCTGGACAGAAGAGCTAGCCAGATACTTAATGATTTGGATCACTTTTTTAGGCGCGGGATTTGCTTTCCAATATAGCGCCCATATGGGAATCGATTATTTTGTAAATAAAATATCGAGTACCTATTCCAAACTAATTATGGTCATCATGGCGATTGCCAGTATGTTTTTCTTCTGCTTTTTATTTTTCCAAGGAATCAAGCTAATGGAGTTCGGCATGATGCAGAAATCTTCAGCTTTGAAAATTCCAATGGGGTATGTCTATTTAATCTTCCCTATTAGCAGTGCGCTAATCCTTTTAAATCTAATAGATGTGACCAAAAAGCAACTAAAAGTCAGTAACTCCTAATTATTATTCTGCTTTAAGTATCGTGTGGGAGGAATATTATGATTTTACTTTTATTTCTATTATTCTTGGTACTCATTTTCTTGAACATGCCGATCGCCTTCGCTCTAGGAATATCCTCTCTCGCTTTTATTTTCCTAAATGGAGATGGCGTATTGACGGTAGTTCCGCAACGAATGTTCGCTGCAATCGACTCATTCCCGTTAATGGCTGCGCCTTTTTTTATTTTGGCTGGGAAACTGATGGAGCATGGGGGCATATCCGAAAGGCTTATTAATTTTGCTCAAAGCATCGTCGGATCGCTGCGCGGGGGCATGGCGCATGTAGGAATTGTGACATGTTTATTCTTCGCCGCTTTAGTAGGATCCGGTTCGGTTACGACAGCCGCCGTTGGAGGAATCATGATCCCGACGATGGTGAAAGCTGGATATGATAGGGCATTTTCGACAGCGACAATCGCGGCAGCCGGGACAACAGGCATCATAATTCCGCCAAGTGTTCCATTGATCCTTTACGGAGTTTCGGCGGGAGTATCCGTAAGTAGTCTGTTCATAGCCGGAATCATTCCAGGGTTGCTGATCGGCGTTTCGTTGATGGTCGGCGCTTATACCATCTCTTTGATAAAAGGTTATGGAAAAGAGGCAACTCGATTTAACTTTAAAGATCTCTTTGTATCTTTTAAAAGCGCGATTCTAGCTTTGCTGATGCCTATTATTATATTAGGCGGAATATACGGTGGGTACTTTACACCTACGGAGGCTTCCGTGATCGCTGTCGTATACGGTTTCATCATCAGCTTCTTTGTCTACAAGCAGATCAATCGGAAAGTGATGATGGAAATCCTTGTTTCCACTGTCGTCACGTCGTCTGTCATCTTAATCATCATCGCCACAGCATCGTTATTTGGGATGATTTTAACACGGGAAAATGTTCCACAATCCATTGCATCTGTTTTAATTAATAGCGAGCTGTCCCCTTTCATATTAATTATCCTAATAAATGTGCTGTTACTCATCGTCGGGGCGTTTATGGAAAGCCTTGCTGCGATTATTATTCTGACACCATTATTAGTGCCTGTCGTGACAAGTTTTGGTATGGATCCTGTCCATTTCGGTATTATCATGATCGTGAATCTGTCAATCGGTTTAATTACGCCGCCAGTTGGCATTAACCTATTTGTCGGTTCCCAAGTTGGGAAAATTTCGTTTGATAAGGTATTGAAGGCTATATTGCCATATATGTTAATCATCATCATTGACCTATTATTAATCGCCTTCTTGCCGGGAATCAGTTTATTTTTGGTCGATTTTTTAAAGTAGGATTGAACTAACCATATACTTCAGAAATCATTTTTTAGTAGCCCATGATTTCGTGGTCATTCATAAGGAGTTGGTAACAGTGGAAGTTACAGCAGAAGGTATTTTTGAATCATTGCGAGAAGTGTTATCGGATGTTCAAGTGACAACCAACGAGACAGTCCGGGAATTGCGAAGTAAAGATGAGTCCTACCATGAGTCACATAAGCCCGATGTCGTTGTTTTTCCGACAAAGACGGAGGATGTCGTCAATATTATGGAAGTGGCTCGAAAGCATAAGGTGCCTGTCGTTCCGTTCGGTCTTGGTTCCGGCTTGGAAGGACAAGCGATTCCGTTGCATGGTGGAATTACGGTCGATTTTTCATTGATGAATAAAATTCTTGAAATCCGGGAAGATGACCTGCTTGTAACGGTGCAGCCTGGTGTAACTCGCTCCCAATTGAATCAGGAACTGAAGAAACATGGGCTGTTTTTCACCGTGGATCCCGGGGCAGATGCGACGCTCGGTGGCATGGCCGCGACGAACGCGAGCGGGACGACCTCTGTGAGATATGGAGTGATGCGTGACCAAGTCCGGGATCTTGAAGTGGTGTTGCCCGACGGGAACGTCATCCATACGGGCGGCTTGGCAGCAAAATCATCCTCCGGCTACCATTTGAACGGGCTGTTTGTCGGTTCGGAAGGCACTCTCGGTAGCATAACGGAATTGACGCTGCGAGTGTACGGAATTCCGGAGCATATCCTAGCGGCGAGGGCTTCATTCCCAACGATAAAAGATGCCATTGAATCGGTCGTCACCATTTTGCAAGCCGGGATTCCAATTGCCCGGGTGGAGCTATTGGACGAAGCTTCCATGAAACAAGTGAATCTTCATAGCGAAACTGATTACGAAGAAAAACCGACCCTTTTCTTGGAGTTTCATGGGAACGAGGCAGGATTACAACAGGATGTTGAATTTTTAACAGACATTGTGAAAGACCATCACTGTAGCAAAATAAATTTTGAAAAAGACAATGCGGCCCGCACTCAATTATGGGAAGCCCGTCATAACTTGGCATATGCGTATATGCATGGCTATCCGGGTAAGCGAATGATTCATACTGATGTTTGTGTCCCCATTTCCGAATTGGCGAATGCTGTCCTATACGCGCGTGAAAGATTGGACGCCGCTGGACTGCCCGCGGGATTAGTTGGTCATGTCGGCGATGGAAACTTCCACACACTCCTGATGGTCGATATGGATGATGCAGGACAGCTTGAGAAGGTAAATGACATTAACAAACAAATCGTCATGTATGCACTGGAACGTGGTGGGACTTGTACAGGCGAACACGGCGTCGGGATTGGAAAGCAAAAATACCAGACCATCGAACATGGCACCGCTTTGGCAGTGATGAACAACATAAAAAAGGTTTTAGATCCGGCAAATTTAATGAATCCGGGAAAAATCTTTTAATGAGCCTTATCGAGATACTTTGTTTATGAATGGCGGATATATGTCACAGAATGCTGCCTGCTGACCGGATTATCGTATGACAGGCTGCAGCGCTATTAATCGGTAGTCTAATGCGCGGGTAAAATTTGACGCAGGCAATCCGAAACAGTTTTAACGGCAGCCATTCAGGATACGGACGCGGAAGGAACACCTACCGTGGCGGGGGGGAATTTTGAGAAGTATTTGAGGTTGTTGTTGTGAAGAATACTTATAGCGATTAACTAGACCGGCATACGCCGGTCTAGTTGAATTTCACAGTAATTTCTTTCAGTGCCTATCTGTTAGTTTCAGCATGAATAATTTCAAAACAAAATTAAATTCTCTGGGATAACTAATCCATTTAATTGAGAATGGTTATCAATTAATGTATAATAGATTATAGAGACGATAGATCATCGAGTAAGGAGAATAGATAATGCAAATTTACTGGACTAAAATAAATAAGATTATTGAAGAAACGCCCGAGGTGAAAACGTACCTGCTCGACTGCCCGGAAGGCTTTACATGGGAAGAAGGTTCCCACACCCACTTCGCACTGGAAGGTTTTAATGCCGGAGATAAACCGAACCGCGGCCTGATTCGCCATATGTCAATCTCCACTTTACCGCATGAAAATTCAATCGGTATTACCACACGTATCAGAGAGCAGTGCTCTGAGTTTAAATCGATTTTAAGAAATCTTGAAGTCGGCAATGAGGTTGCAATATTTAAAACTCATTCGAATGTACCGCTGAAAAGAGAAGGCAAAAATGTTTACCTGCTGTCTTCCGGTGTCGGGCTGGCAACTTTCAGACCGCTTGTACTTGATTATTTCGAACGTGCTGACAACGTCAATAAAATTCATTCCTTGAACATCGATTCATCGAAAGACTTCTTATTCACCACTATATTTGAATCCGCACCCAATAAGAATTTCACCTCACAGTTCGTCGATAACCGGAAAGACTACTATGAAGAAGTGAAAAATCTCGCCGCAGACAAGGACGGACTTTTCTATGTTGTCGGCAGCGACGAGTTCCTCGTGCAGAACATCGAAGTACTACGTGAGCAAGGCATCCAGCCGGAACAGATTATGCTCGATAAGCGTGAACACCAACTGCCTGAGTTTTTATCAATCTAAGATAGAAGAGCGATTGTAAAATGATAAATAGCTTCTCGTACTAACGCACAGATTAATTTTGTGCGTTTTCTTTTTTCTGCTTCGTTGCTGTTCGGGCGAAAGCAGGTGGACACTGATTTTTGAATGTCCTTTCTACAGACGAAGGGGCTGTCCAGAAAGTGGATTTTCCGATTAAACACGCAAAAAGCAAGGGCTCTGGTCGCTTTCCGCGGGCCAGACGACGAGCCTCCTCCGACTTACAGCCGTGCGGCGTCTCGTCGGCCGGCTTTCCCGCAGGAGTCTCCCGGCGCCCTTGCTTTTTGCTAGTATCCAACTCTGTGCCTGGACTTTTCGGACAGCCCCTTCGTCTCTTTCATTTCAAATCAAAAACCAGGCCCTCCTGAATGCTAAAGGGCCTGGTGCCTGATTATACTCTCCGAACTGTGATGTCTTCCTCTGCTGCCTCCACGAGGACCTTTTCAACAGGATCCCCTTCCAATAGAAGGTCTGTCAATGGATCTTCGATTTTGTCCTGGATGACTCTGCGGAGCGGGCGGGCTCCGAACCGTTTGTCATAGCCGAGTCTGACTAGTGCCTGTTTCGCTTCCGGCGTGATGGTGATGTCAATCTGGTGTTCTTCAATCGCTTCTTGGACATCTTCCAACATCAAGTCTACGATTTCCAAAAGATTTTCTTCCGTTAATTCATTGAACGCCACAATCGCATCAAAACGGTTCAGAAATTCCGGCTTGAAGTAATCACCCAATGTTTCAAGCATCGTCACTGATTCATGTTCGGTTTTATTGAAACCGACGCTCAACGTCTTCACGCCTGTACCGGCATTGCTCGTCATAATGATGACGGTATCTTTGAAGCTGACCGTCCGGCCGTGTGAATCGGTCAGCCGCCCGTCTTCCATGATTTGCAAGAACATGTTCTGCACATCAGGATGCGCTTTTTCGATTTCATCGAGCAGGACAATCGAGTATGGATTGCGGCGGATCTGTTCCGTCAATTGACCCGCTTCCTCATGACCGACATAGCCCGGAGGCGAACCGATAATTTTCGAAACCGCGTGTTTTTCCATGTACTCACTCATGTCGAGACGGATGAGCGAATCGCGAGAGCCGAATAACTCTTCCGCCAACACTTTTGTAATTTCCGTTTTCCCGACACCCGTCGGACCAACGAAGAGGAAGGATCCGATCGGACGATTTTTCGATTTGAGACCGGCCCGGCTGCGGCGGATCGCTTTCGCAATTTTATCGACCGCTTCCGCTTGTCCAATGACTTTTTTGCCGAGGTTTTCCGCAAGTCCTTTCATTTTCGCTTGCTCCGCCGCCTGCAGCTTCGTTACAGGTATCCCTGTCTTCTCTTCTATGATCTGTTCGATATGGGCAACAGTCACTTCTGCTTGTTGAATTTCACCGTTTTGCACGGCAGCTTCCAGTTTTTCTCGGAGCTGCATTTCTTCTTCGCGCAATTGTGCAGCCTTTTCATAATTCTCCTGTTCTGCCGCCTGCTCTTTCCGCTGGATGATGTCTTGCAGGCGGGCCCGCATGGAATCGGAATCCTCCTCGGCTTGTACCAAATTCAAACGGGCCCCT from Bacillus sp. OxB-1 encodes:
- a CDS encoding ATP-dependent Clp protease ATP-binding subunit — encoded protein: MKCQHCGKNEATVNFRLQLNRQAMQMHICQACYQEMQGQFAAGHMPSFSNEVNQFFQENGGKQARTQVRQAEGRAPGLLDQLGKNLSDEAREGRIDPVIGRDGEIKRVIETLNRRNKNNPVLIGEPGVGKTAIAEGLAVKIQEGDVPAKLRNKEVYVLDVASLVTNTGIRGQFEERMKQLIEELESRSEVLLFVDEIHLLVGAGTAEGSKMDAGNILKPALARGTLQLIGATTLKEYRQIEKDAALERRFQPIIVKEPSAEDAVQILNGIKDRYESYHEVRYPDEAVRACVTLSQRYIQDRFLPDKAIDLLDEAGARLNLVQAEEDSDSMRARLQDIIQRKEQAAEQENYEKAAQLREEEMQLREKLEAAVQNGEIQQAEVTVAHIEQIIEEKTGIPVTKLQAAEQAKMKGLAENLGKKVIGQAEAVDKIAKAIRRSRAGLKSKNRPIGSFLFVGPTGVGKTEITKVLAEELFGSRDSLIRLDMSEYMEKHAVSKIIGSPPGYVGHEEAGQLTEQIRRNPYSIVLLDEIEKAHPDVQNMFLQIMEDGRLTDSHGRTVSFKDTVIIMTSNAGTGVKTLSVGFNKTEHESVTMLETLGDYFKPEFLNRFDAIVAFNELTEENLLEIVDLMLEDVQEAIEEHQIDITITPEAKQALVRLGYDKRFGARPLRRVIQDKIEDPLTDLLLEGDPVEKVLVEAAEEDITVRRV
- a CDS encoding class II aldolase/adducin family protein, encoding MKAQAQLIYPERPVFDSIEKERQYRKERLASAFRLFSKFGFDNGVAGHITVRDPEFTDSYWVNQFGMHFSQVTASNLLLVNDYGEVVEGDGVVNGAALVIHSEVHKARPDVQAVAHTHSTYGMAWASLGRTLDPISQDACAFYEDHAVFGKYNGVVLDYDEGTRLGETLGDKKALILLNHGLLTVGQTVDEAAWWFISMERCCQAQLLAEAAGEPHVIDHETAIDTRDKVGSSQNGWYCYQPLWDRIKKEQPDFLD
- a CDS encoding TRAP transporter large permease — translated: MILLLFLLFLVLIFLNMPIAFALGISSLAFIFLNGDGVLTVVPQRMFAAIDSFPLMAAPFFILAGKLMEHGGISERLINFAQSIVGSLRGGMAHVGIVTCLFFAALVGSGSVTTAAVGGIMIPTMVKAGYDRAFSTATIAAAGTTGIIIPPSVPLILYGVSAGVSVSSLFIAGIIPGLLIGVSLMVGAYTISLIKGYGKEATRFNFKDLFVSFKSAILALLMPIIILGGIYGGYFTPTEASVIAVVYGFIISFFVYKQINRKVMMEILVSTVVTSSVILIIIATASLFGMILTRENVPQSIASVLINSELSPFILIILINVLLLIVGAFMESLAAIIILTPLLVPVVTSFGMDPVHFGIIMIVNLSIGLITPPVGINLFVGSQVGKISFDKVLKAILPYMLIIIIDLLLIAFLPGISLFLVDFLK
- a CDS encoding FAD-binding oxidoreductase, whose product is MEVTAEGIFESLREVLSDVQVTTNETVRELRSKDESYHESHKPDVVVFPTKTEDVVNIMEVARKHKVPVVPFGLGSGLEGQAIPLHGGITVDFSLMNKILEIREDDLLVTVQPGVTRSQLNQELKKHGLFFTVDPGADATLGGMAATNASGTTSVRYGVMRDQVRDLEVVLPDGNVIHTGGLAAKSSSGYHLNGLFVGSEGTLGSITELTLRVYGIPEHILAARASFPTIKDAIESVVTILQAGIPIARVELLDEASMKQVNLHSETDYEEKPTLFLEFHGNEAGLQQDVEFLTDIVKDHHCSKINFEKDNAARTQLWEARHNLAYAYMHGYPGKRMIHTDVCVPISELANAVLYARERLDAAGLPAGLVGHVGDGNFHTLLMVDMDDAGQLEKVNDINKQIVMYALERGGTCTGEHGVGIGKQKYQTIEHGTALAVMNNIKKVLDPANLMNPGKIF
- the dctP gene encoding TRAP transporter substrate-binding protein DctP; amino-acid sequence: MRRKNLLFVLFLLIVVTVLAACGDDAQKAEGSTPSKENDEVIKIKVGHQGAPTDAVSLGFEGYAKKVEEATEGRVQFEIHGNGSLGGERDLAEQIQMGNLDMSVLTTGIVGNFANELRVFDMPFLFRDLDHAYTVLDSEIGQEMLDGMESSGFKGIAFWENGVRQFANNVKPIKSPEDMKGLKMRTIENEVLIDSYKSLGADAVPMAYPELFSSLQQGVVDGHDQGLTILYTSALYEVQNYVSEAGFTYASMTLLMNNKFYESLPEDIQKIIVEIGKDYASEQRALNQELDADAKKNMEEAGVIITEASEIDTEAFRKAVEPVYEKHGKKFGDYIQRISDM
- a CDS encoding bifunctional nitric oxide dioxygenase/dihydropteridine reductase 2, which produces MQIYWTKINKIIEETPEVKTYLLDCPEGFTWEEGSHTHFALEGFNAGDKPNRGLIRHMSISTLPHENSIGITTRIREQCSEFKSILRNLEVGNEVAIFKTHSNVPLKREGKNVYLLSSGVGLATFRPLVLDYFERADNVNKIHSLNIDSSKDFLFTTIFESAPNKNFTSQFVDNRKDYYEEVKNLAADKDGLFYVVGSDEFLVQNIEVLREQGIQPEQIMLDKREHQLPEFLSI
- a CDS encoding TRAP transporter small permease, whose protein sequence is MWDKTISTLNTITKYVTAALLILMTALIFVQIISRVLIGSSFSWTEELARYLMIWITFLGAGFAFQYSAHMGIDYFVNKISSTYSKLIMVIMAIASMFFFCFLFFQGIKLMEFGMMQKSSALKIPMGYVYLIFPISSALILLNLIDVTKKQLKVSNS